In one Dama dama isolate Ldn47 chromosome 5, ASM3311817v1, whole genome shotgun sequence genomic region, the following are encoded:
- the NLGN2 gene encoding neuroligin-2 isoform X2, translated as MLPVWFTDNLEAAATYVQNQSEDCLYLNLYVPTEDGPLTKKRDEATLNPPDTDIRDSGKKPVMLFLHGGSYMEGTGNMFDGSVLAAYGNVIVATLNYRLGVLGFLSTGDQAAKGNYGLLDQIQALRWLSENIAHFGGDPERITIFGSGAGASCVNLLILSHHSEGLFQKAIAQSGTAISSWSVNYQPLKYTRLLAAKVGCDREDSAEAVECLRRKPSRELVDQDVQPARYHIAFGPVVDGDVVPDDPEILMQQGEFLNYDMLIGVNQGEGLKFVEDSAESEDGVSASAFDFTVSNFVDNLYGYPEGKDVLRETIKFMYTDWADRDNGEMRRKTLLALFTDHQWVAPAVATAKLHADYQSPVYFYTFYHHCQAEGRPEWADAAHGDELPYVFGVPMVGATDLFPCNFSKNDVMLSAVVMTYWTNFAKTGDPNQPVPQDTKFIHTKPNRFEEVVWSKFNSKEKQYLHIGLKPRVRDNYRANKVAFWLELVPHLHNLHTELFTTTTRLPPYATRWPPRPPPGAPGTRRPPPPATLPPEPEPEPGPRAYDRFPGDSRDYSTELSVTVAVGASLLFLNILAFAALYYKRDRRQELRCRRLSPPGGSGSGVPGGGPLLPAAGRELPPEEELVSLQLKRGGGVGADPAEALRPACPPDYTLALRRAPDDVPLLAPGALTLLPSGLGPPPPPPPPSLHPFGPFPPPPPTATSHNNTLPHPHSTTRV; from the exons aTATCCGGGACTCCGGGAAGAAGCCAGTGATGCTGTTTCTGCACGGTGGCTCCTACATGGAGGGCACGGGGAACATGTTCGATGGCTCCGTCTTGGCCGCCTACGGCAATGTCATTGTAGCCACGCTCAACTACCGGCTTGGGGTGCTCG GTTTTCTCAGCACTGGGGACCAGGCTGCAAAAGGCAATTATGGGCTCCTAGACCAGATCCAGGCCCTGCGCTGGCTCAGTGAGAACATCGCCCACTTTGGGGGGGACCCCGAACGCATCACCATCTTTGGATCTGGGGCAGGAGCCTCCTGTGTCAACCTCCTGATCCTCTCCCACCACTCGGAAG GGCTGTTCCAGAAGGCCATTGCCCAGAGCGGCACTGCCATTTCTAGCTGGTCTGTCAACTACCAACCACTCAAATACACTCGACTGCTGGCTGCCAAGGTGGGCTGTGACCGGGAGGACAGCGCCGAGGCTGTGGAGTGTCTGCGCCGAAAACCCTCTCGGGAGCTGGTGGACCAGGACGTGCAGCCTGCCCG CTACCACATTGCCTTTGGGCCCGTGGTGGATGGTGACGTCGTCCCTGATGACCCTGAGATCCTCATGCAGCAGGGAGAATTCCTCAACTACGACATGCTCATTGGGGTCAACCAGGGAGAGGGCCTCAAGTTCGTGGAGGACTCGGCAGAAAGTGAGGATGGCGTGTCCGCCAGCGCCTTCGACTTCACGGTCTCCAACTTTGTGGACAACCTGTATGGCTACCCAGAGGGCAAGGACGTGCTACGGGAGACCATCAAGTTCATGTACACGGACTGGGCTGACCGGGACAACGGCGAGATGCGGCGCAAGACCCTGCTGGCGCTCTTTACCGACCACCAGTGGGTGGCACCGGCTGTGGCCACCGCCAAGCTGCACGCTGACTACCAGTCCCCCGTCTACTTTTACACCTTCTACCACCACTGCCAGGCTGAGGGCCGGCCCGAGTGGGCGGACGCAGCGCACGGGGATGAGCTACCTTATGTCTTTGGTGTGCCCATGGTGGGCGCCACTGACCTCTTCCCCTGCAACTTCTCCAAGAATGACGTCATGCTCAGCGCCGTGGTCATGACCTACTGGACCAACTTCGCCAAGACTGG CGACCCAAACCAGCCGGTGCCGCAGGACACCAAGTTCATCCACACCAAGCCCAACCGCTTCGAGGAGGTGGTGTGGAGCAAGTTCAACAGCAAAGAGAAGCAGTACCTGCACATTGGTCTGAAGCCGCGCGTGCGCGACAATTACCGCGCCAACAAGGTGGCCTTCTGGCTGGAGCTCGTGCCGCACCTGCACAATCTGCACACGGAGCTCTTCACCACCACCACGCGCCTGCCGCCCTACGCCACGCGCTGGCCGCCGCGCCCGCCCCCCGGCGCCCCGGGCAcgcgccgcccgccgccccccgccACCCTGCCGCCCGAGCCCGAGCCCGAGCCGGGCCCTCGGGCCTACGACCGCTTCCCCGGGGACTCCCGAGACTACTCCACGGAGCTCAGCGTCACCGTGGCCGTGGGTGCCTCGCTCCTCTTCCTCAACATCCTCGCCTTCGCCGCCCTCTACTACAAGCGGGACCGGCGGCAGGAGCTGCGGTGCCGGCGGCTCAGTCCCCCCGGCGGCTCGGGCTCTGGGGTGCCCGGCGGGGGCCCCTTGCTCCCCGCTGCCGGCCGCGAGCTGCCACCCGAGGAGGAGCTGGTGTCGCTTCAGCTGAAGCGGGGTGGGGGTGTTGGGGCGGACCCTGCAGAGGCCCTGCGCCCCGCCTGCCCGCCCGACTACACTCTGGCCCTGCGCCGGGCGCCGGACGACGTGCCTCTCTTGGCCCCCGGGGCCCTGACCCTGCTGCCCAGCGGCCTGgggccaccccctcccccgccgcccccttccctccatcccttcgGGCCcttccccccgccgccccccacaGCTACCAGCCACAACAAcacgctcccccacccccactccaccacTCGGGTATAG
- the SPEM2 gene encoding uncharacterized protein SPEM2 has product MENQLWSDNLGCCHQYQESTQDVEDFLLLLLGLVILVNIAINVATMMWHRLQNVLDNSISWINQKNEISQACESSPKYPPAKAKDVHIHCTLDPVEVKMARPTHCSSSSYRHPRSRSRSRPRHRQPRRQGRCRSRSRSRPCSHQRRSKNRKRFSYSRSVFGRPRRSHKMSQLRARPSFDQEDLDSYLEEDEDLAFPHPKCPRGGWGGLYQRMGLPSSVGLWGRQGGILASLPPPSLYLSPELRRLPKRVEAKSELRLQSLGPLCSPSHTWGNVEVDQWTSSPPPPRRLPPNPSWVPAGHSPYPSRGQLLYDNWDQRRRGLEASEPPSTLLTRGSRPEAREHCSPQVHRRSLLGHAHSQPNRSPHPSTGHLNYSRDPHEVRRRAAEWTETLPTRHPLTTSTSLTVLGEASYQRAPAPSSALFLRSSQPLPEVQATEPSQPTFMPLSRNPGGNASYQVYDSLELKRQVQESRARANSLPPSNSASRPSLHRSRTGKIH; this is encoded by the exons ATGGAAAATCAGCTCTGGTCTGACAACCTGGGGTGCTGCCATCAATACCAAGAAAGTACCCAGGATGTGGAggacttcctgctgctgctgctgggcctTGTCATTCTTGTCAACATCGCGATCAACGTAGCAACTATG ATGTGGCACAGGCTCCAGAATGTCTTAGACAACAGCATCTCTTGGATTAATCAGAAAA ATGAAATCTCGCAGGCTTGTGAAAGTTCCCCCAAATATCCTCCAGCCAAGGCCAAAGACGTCCACATCCACTGTACCCTGGACCCTGTAGAAGTGAAGATGGCCCGGCCCACTCActgctcctcttcctcctacCGCCACCCCCGCAGCCGAAGCCGCAGCCGCCCTCGCCACCGCCAACCTCGCCGCCAGGGCCGCTGCCGAAGCCGCAGCCGAAGTCGCCCCTGCAGCCACCAGCGGAGGTCGAAGAACCGCAAACGATTCTCCTACAGCCGCTCGGTCTTTGGTAGGCCACGTCGCAGCCACAAGATGTCACAGCTGCGGGCGAGGCCCTCCTTTGATCAGGAGGACCTGGACTCCTACCTGGAGGAGGACGAAGACCTTGCCTTCCCACACCCCAAGTGCCCaaggggaggctggggagggctCTACCAACGGATGGGCCTGCCCTCCAGCGTGGGGCTCTGGGGCCGCCAGGGTGGGATCCTGGCCAGCCTGCCGCCACCTTCTCTCTACCTGTCACCTGAGCTGCGCCGCCTGCCCAAGCGTGTGGAGGCCAAGTCTGAGCTcaggctgcagtccttagggCCCCTCTGCTCACCATCCCACACCTGGGGCAATGTGGAGGTGGACCAGTGGACCTCGTCTCCACCACCTCCCCGAAGGCTGCCCCCCAATCCCTCGTGGGTCCCTGCAGGGCACAGCCCTTACCCCTCAAGGGGCCAGCTCCTGTATGACAATTGGGATCAGCGGCGACGTGGTCTGGAGGCTTCTGAGCCTCCCTCCACCCTGTTGACCCGGGGCTCCCGGCCTGAAGCCCGAGAGCACTGCTCCCCACAGGTCCACCGACGGAGCCTCCTCGGCCATGCTCACAGCCAGCCCAACCgcagcccccacccctccacGGGACACTTGAACTACTCCCGGGATCCCCATGAGGTCCGGCGCCGGGCAGCTGAGTGGACTGAGACGCTGCCCACTCGGCACCCTCTGACCACCTCCACCTCCCTCACTGTGCTGGGGGAGGCCTCGTACCAGCGGGCCCCGGCTCCTAGCTCAGCTCTGTTCCTccgctcctcccagcccctgcccgAAGTCCAGGCTACAGAGCCGTCCCAGCCCACCTTTATGCCACTCAGCCGGAACCCAGGGGGCAATGCCAGCTACCAGGTGTATGACAGCCTGGAGCTGAAGCGGCAGGTGCAGGAGAGCAGGGCGCGAGCCAACTCGCTGCCACCTTCCAACTCGGCCTCCAGGCCCTCTCTGCATAGAAGCCGGACTGGGAAAATTCACTGA
- the SPEM1 gene encoding spermatid maturation protein 1 codes for MAMAERPRPGWASYHSPNTNSCQDLGNSILLLLGLIICINIGINMVTLLWRRLRGFLHQVFHVFYEKEASKLCSPGKQTQPSKHSSPAVHLRCTMDPVKMTVTPPPTRRRRRRRSSSRRAHRPVAWAPDTDDDDDEKPPHQHTAACSHNWDYPEDWAGLQSAQRFWTPWAQDTLEPATQTIRFQQTIEGRPLKREMQSDLGLEAYVYPVNPPLPSPQILSHKNSGGGAGAGAQAEQEQCAPAEPPILGPANVPDIPRRRSSGRVAYDARDVRRRLRELTREVEALSHCYPLASGSSTAEGTRKDWVYRSLTER; via the exons ATGGCCATGGCTGAGCGGCCACGGCCCGGATGGGCCTCGTATCACAGCCCTAACACCAACAGCTGCCAGGACCTGGGCAACtctatcctgctgctgctgggccTTATCATTTGCATTAACATTGGCATCAACATGGTGACACTG CTCTGGCGCAGACTCCGTGGCTTCTTACACCAAGTGTTCCATGTTTTTTATGAGAAAG AAGCTTCTAAGTTATGTTCACCTGGGAAGCAGACCCAGCCCTCGAAGCATAGCTCTCCAGCAGTCCACCTACGATGCACCATGGACCCCGTGAAGATGACGGTGACCCCCCCACCCACTCGCCGCCGTCGCCGTCGCCGTTCTTCATCGCGCCGTGCCCACCGCCCAGTGGCCTGGGCCCCTGACACTGATGACGATGATGACGAGAAGCCCCCACATCAGCACACAGCAGCCTGCTCCCACAACTGGGACTACCCTGAGGATTGGGCGGGTTTACAGTCTGCCCAGAGGTTCTGGACTCCCTGGGCCCAGGACACCTTGGAGCCTGCTACCCAGACCATCCGCTTCCAGCAGACTATAGAGGGAAGGCCCCTCAAGAGAGAGATGCAGTCTGATCTGGGCCTAGAGGCCTACGTGTACCCTGTGAatcccccactccccagccctcAGATCCTGAGCCACAAGAACAGCggaggtggggcaggggcaggggcccaggcGGAACAGGAGCAGTGCGCACCAGCCGAGCCACCCATCCTGGGCCCAGCCAATGTCCCGGACATCCCCCGGCGCCGCTCCTCAGGGCGCGTCGCCTACGATGCCAGGGATGTGAGGCGGCGGCTGCGGGAGCTGACCAGGGAGGTGGAGGCCCTGTCGCACTGTTACCCTCTGGCCTCTGGATCCAGCACAGCTGAGGGGACGAGAAAGGACTGGGTATACCGTTCCCTGACAGAGAGGTGA
- the TMEM102 gene encoding transmembrane protein 102, which produces MASAVWGNAPWWGPPPPAPARPLTDIDFCSGAQLQELTQLIQELGVQESWSDGPKPGPDLLQAKDFVFSLLGLIHRRDPRFPPQTELLLLRGGIREGSLDLGPAPLGPYTRGPHYDAGFTLLVPVFSLDGTGQELQLDTRSCYAWLCLPEQVRGTSVREAWQDCLGPPVPGRGDWIHPTESRESPRDPQSSVDQPHGDITEPEAHESLEKSPSNVSVPESPQQNVTDIGFPSPSEETDDDVTKAADVSPGPQPSEAREAWPTLCPAQVAAWFFASLAAVAESLFPVPGAPRLVHAARHAGFTTILLATPGPPRRLLLFDLIPVVSVAGWPQGARSHSWAGPLASESSSFYLVPGGGGRTERPGASGWQLCFARQELALKARIPAPLLQAHAAAQALLRPLVAGTRAAAPYLLRTLLYWACERLPALYLARPENAGACCLGLLDELGRVLEAGTLPHYFLSGQKLRAGDGAASLLGALAMLRGDPARALRAAVEEAKAARKGGGLAGVGAGSH; this is translated from the exons ATGGCTTCTGCAGTCTGGGGGAATGCTCCCTGGTGGGGCCCaccgcccccagccccagcccggcCGCTCACAGACATCGACTTCTGCTCTGGAGCGCAGCTGCAAGAACTAACCCAGCTGATCCAGGAGCTGGGTGTGCAGGAGAGCTGGAGTGATGGGCCCAAGCCAGGACCAGATCTCCTCCAGGCCAAGGATTTTGTGTTCTCTTTGCTTG GTCTCATTCACCGCAGGGACCCTCGTTTTCCTCCCCAGACAGAGCTCCTGCTGCTTCGTGGTGGGATTCGAGAGGGCTCCCTGGATTTGGGGCCTGCGCCTCTAGGTCCCTACACTCGGGGACCTCATTACGATGCCGGCTTCACACTCCTGGTGCCCGTGTTTTCTCTAGATGGCACTGGGCAAGAGCTGCAACTGGACACGAGATCCTGTTACGCATGGCTCTGCCTCCCAGAGCAGGTACGCGGAACCTCGGTCCGGGAAGCATGGCAGGATTGCCTAGGACCCCCAGTCCCAGGAAGAGGTGATTGGATCCACCCAACTGAAAGCAGAGAAAGTCCCCGGGACCCGCAAAGCTCCGTGGACCAGCCACACGGTGACATCACTGAGCCTGAGGCCCACGAGTCTTTGGAAAAATCACCTAGTAATGTCTCAGTGCCAGAGTCACCCCAGCAAAACGTAACCGATATTGGTTTTCCCTCACCATCGGAAGAAACGGATGATGACGTCACCAAAGCAGCCGATGTTAGCCCAGGGCCTCAGCCGTCTGAGGCTCGGGAGGCATGGCCCACACTGTGCCCCGCCCAGGTGGCTGCTTGGTTCTTTGCTTCGCTGGCTGCGGTCGCTGAGTCCCTGTTCCCGGTCCCGGGTGCCCCGCGCTTGGTCCACGCAGCCCGCCACGCAGGGTTCACTACCATCCTCCTGGCTACGCCCGGGCCCCCGCGCCGCCTCCTGCTTTTCGACCTGATCCCCGTGGTGTCTGTGGCCGGCTGGCCCCAGGGGGCTCGGAGCCACTCGTGGGCCGGCCCGCTGGCCTCGGAGTCGTCCTCCTTCTACCTGGtgcccggcggcggcggccgaaCAGAGAGGCCGGGCGCCTCCGGCTGGCAGCTCTGCTTCGCCCGCCAGGAGCTGGCGCTCAAGGCGCGCATACCCGCTCCGCTGCTGCAAGCGCACGCGGCGGCCCAGGCGCTCCTGCGCCCGCTGGTGGCGGGGACCCGGGCCGCGGCGCCCTACCTCCTGCGGACGTTGCTCTACTGGGCGTGCGAGCGGCTGCCCGCGCTCTATCTGGCGCGGCCCGAGAATGCGGGCGCCTGCTGCCTCGGGCTGCTGGATGAGCTGGGCCGAGTGCTCGAGGCAGGGACGCTGCCCCACTATTTTCTGAGTGGCCAAAAGCTCCGTGCGGGGGACGGCGCCGCTTCGCTGCTCGGGGCGTTGGCCATGCTTCGCGGGGACCCTGCTCGGGCCCTGCGCGCCGCTGTGGAGGAGGCCAAGGCTGCGCGTAAAGGGGGCGGCTTAGCCGGCGTGGGAGCCGGGTCCCATTAA
- the SPEM3 gene encoding uncharacterized protein SPEM3, which translates to MGERTYHGAQACSGTNPRKCQDLGDSILLILGSFILLNVGINVVTLLWKHLKNSLRTLFHHFFPRDKQSSYAGSHPMCMRCSVDPKNLCSRVPPRFHRRPSFLLGHPNHLDSWIPDTNDEKASKCCWMPPQCGHAGAPMEVPWGLWKEGRMGAGEDPQITALKAQATFYSKQETSSKFRRMSKVDMVPLRLPQESKTKTTDHNPAQAQTHSPVQSPGHAPAKAQTFSPAHPPEPTPAQTQTHAPIYPPEHAPPQAQTNSLALGPEHNSAQVCGLEHTSAYTLDQAPSQGPAQCEGHTLTHTLTHAHLTYTHAQTLIPPPASAPVPPPASAPVPPPASAPVPPPASAPVPPPASVPVPPPTSAPVPPPTSALAPPPASAPVPPPASAPAATSAPAPTPAPVPMSATTPVPALVMALPTTPVRSTPPSSILTSIPSTLSAFSQGLSTGHVVYDARRVKQNLFHVCAPQNSEYSRKDLDTLSRLQEGHGLVSSDTAEQTVKQCSEDSAKPFTGSILGYLELGNMEWKLSNDAKDESVQPKTFPYCSFHPYSSEKQNTDSQTPVYPKFLVYSKDAAPYQPCFHVPTCAQNSMGTVPPPCTLSLPLISPRSFVLHQHSNHQKPSTLVQTPKFPPTSKSPQSVLSSQGPIPPQFSTTSQTPNQPQPPELHENLGLNQDHGLQRTPGPSKDTQVSRNPGFTQDPDLHKSPGLVQNPGLHKSPGLAQNPGLHKSPGFTQDPYLCKNPSLSQDSDFHKDSVITQDSCSQSLSSTQEGSFFRSPYLTQPSGIHKNTPFLQTSDIQRSSGFRHDSGVCRNLEQNQGTVLYKSQELSQKTGLHSIPHPSPDSGCYKSTGNAQDPGVSRSLGFTQDSEPQKSPCFVQDSGINKNSGLTQESGPHKNPGFVQTPGLFKDSGDYNNPGLTQDSGVYRSQDLTQDSDLHKNLGLTQVTEVKRCDVPQDARLYRSPEHCHNPNLHKYPGVTQHPGPQKTQDFVKGSGFVPNPVLHKNPLGTDCVQVLGPLQTPKSFISEKIPRRHEAGQHIPGASVPPSQTSSPAKAQVVYNDQQTFSEVPVLIELQPPSRRAGSQDWVYRPMDTAPAASQNYRQMSMPPKTNWKPHCPGSGTRVGHVVFDARQRHLGAGRDKCEALSPRRLHREISNNSPEMAKAWGYQCVMRNLEKEGTNVHEE; encoded by the exons ATGGGTGAGCGAACCTACCACGGAGCCCAAGCGTGCTCTGGCACCAATCCCAGAAAGTGCCAGGACCTAGGAGACTCAATTCTTCTGATCCTGGGCAGCTTCATCTTGCTCAACGTGGGGATCAATGTGGTGACTCTG CTCTGGAAACACCTGAAGAACTCCTTGCGGACTCTTTTCCATCATTTTTTCCCCAGAG ACAAGCAATCCAGCTATGCAGGCAGCCATCCCATGTGCATGCGTTGCTCCGTGGATCCCAAGAACCTGTGCTCAAGAGTCCCACCCCGTTTCCACCGCCGCCCAAGCTTCCTGCTCGGGCACCCTAACCACCTGGACTCCTGGATACCAGACACGAACGATGAGAAGGCTTCTAAGTGCTGCTGGATGCCGCCTCAGTGTGGACATGCCGGGGCTCCCATGGAGGTGCCATGGGGACTGTGGAAGGAGGGGCGCATGGGAGCTGGGGAGGACCCTCAGATCACAGCCTTAAAGGCTCAAGCCACCTTCTACTCTAAGCAGGAGACATCTTCCAAGTTCCGTAGGATGAGTAAGGTGGACATGGTTCCACTGCGCCTGCCCCAAGAGAGCAAGACTAAGACCACAGACCACAACCCAGCCCAGGCCCAGACCCACTCCCCGGTCCAGTCCCCTGGTCATGCTCCTGCCAAGGCCCAGACCttctccccagcccacccccctgAGCCCACCCCAGCCCAGACCCAGACCCACGCCCCCATTTACCCCCCTGAGCATGCCCCACCTCAGGCCCAGACCAACTCCCTAGCCCTCGGCCCTGAGCACAACTCTGCCCAGGTCTGTGGTCTGGAGCACACCTCAGCCTATACCCTGGACCAGGCCCCCTCACAGGGCCCAGCCCAGTGCGAGGGCCACACCCTTACCCACACTCTGACCCATGCTCATCTAACTTATACCCACGCCCAAACTCTGATCCCTCCCCCAGCTTCTGCCCCAGTCCCTCCCCCAGCTTCTGCCCCAGTCCCTCCCCCAGCTTCTGCCCCAGTCCCTCCCCCAGCTTCTGCCCCAGTCCCTCCCCCAGCTTCTGTTCCAGTCCCTCCCCCAACTTCTGCCCCAGTCCCTCCCCCAACTTCTGCCctagcccctcccccagcttctgCTCCAGTCCCTCCCCCAGCTTCTGCCCCTGCTGCTACTTCTGCTCCAGCCCCTACACCAGCCCCTGTCCCCATGTCTGCCACAACCCCTGTCCCTGCACTGGTCATGGCCCTGCCGACCACTCCAGTCCGTTCCACACCTCCTTCCTCCATCCTAACTTCTATTCCCTCTACTTTGTCTGCCTTCAGCCAAGGCCTCTCCACTGGCCATGTGGTCTATGATGCCCGCAGGGTAAAGCAGAACTTATTCCATGTATGTGCCCCTCAGAACTCTGAGTATTCCAGAAAGGACTTAGATACACTCTCCAGGCTCCAAGAGGGGCATGGCCTGGTGAGCTCTGATACAGCTGAGCAAACAGTGAAGCAATGTAGTGAGGACAGTGCCAAGCCCTTCACAGGATCCATATTGGGTTACCTGGAGTTGGGGAACATGGAATGGAAGCTTTCAAATGATGCCAAGGATGAATCTGTGCAGCCCAAGACCTTCCCTTACTGCAGTTTCCACCCTTACAGTTCTGAGAAGCAAAACACGGACTCCCAGACTCCGGTCTACCCCAAATTCCTGGTGTACTCCAAAGATGCTGCACCTTATCAACCTTGCTTCCATGTTCCAACCTGTGCCCAGAACTCAATGGGTACTGTGCCTCCACCCTGCACTCTTTCTCTACCTCTCATTTCTCCCAGATCCTTTGTTCTTCATCAACACAGCAACCACCAGAAGCCTTCTACCTTAGTACAGACCCCCAAATTTCCCCCAACCTCCAAGTCTCCTCAGTCTGTCCTCTCTTCCCAGGGTCCCATCCCTCCTCAGTTCTCCACTACTTCTCAAACCCCAAACCAGCCCCAGCCCCCTGAACTTCATGAGAATCTAGGCCTCAACCAAGACCATGGTCTCCAGAGGACCCCAGGCCCTTCAAAAGACACTCAAGTTTCCAGAAA CCCAGGCTTTACCCAAGACCCAGACCTCCATAAGAGCCCAGGCCTTGTTCAAAATCCAGGCCTCCACAAGAGCCCAGGCCTTGCTCAAAACCCAGGCCTCCACAAGAGCCCAGGCTTTACCCAAGACCCTTATCTCTGCAAGAATCCAAGCCTTTCCCAAGACTCTGACTTTCACAAAGATTCAGTCATTACACAAGATTCTTGCTCCCAGAGTTTAAGTTCTACCCAAGAGGGAAGTTTCTTTAGAAGCCCATATCTCACCCAACCTTCTGGTATCCACAAGAACACACCATTTCTTCAAACTTCTGACATTCAGAGAAGCTCAGGCTTTAGGCATGACTCTGGAGTCTGTAGAAATCTAGAACAAAACCAAGGGACTGTACTCTATAAAAGTCAAGAGCTCTCCCAAAAAACCGGCCTCCATAGTATCCCACACCCTTCTCCAGATTCTGGATGTTACAAGAGTACAGGTAATGCCCAAGATCCAGGAGTCTCTAGGAGTCTAGGCTTTACCCAAGATTCTGAACCACAGAAGAGTCCATGCTTTGTCCAAGACTCTGGAATCAACAAGAACTCAGGCCTTACCCAGGAATCTGGTCCCCATAAGAACCCAGGCTTTGTGCAAACCCCTGGCCTCTTTAAGGACTCAGGAGACTACAACAATCCAGGCCTTACTCAAGATTCTGGAGTTTACAGGAGCCAAGATCTCACTCAAGATTCTGACCTCCATAAGAATCTGGGCCTTACCCAAGTCACCGAAGTCAAAAGATGTGATGTTCCCCAAGATGCTAGACTTTACAGGAGCCCAGAACATTGTCACAACCCTAACCTCCACAAGTACCCAGGAGTTACTCAACATCCTGGCCCCCAGAAGACTCAGGACTTTGTCAAGGGATCAGGCTTTGTCCCCAATCCTGTCCTCCACAAGAACCCTCTGGGAACTGACTGTGTCCAAGTTTTGGGCCCACTTCAGACCCCAAAGTCATTTATATCTGAGAAGATTCCTCGAAGGCATGAGGCCGGGCAGCATATTCCAGGGGCTTCTGTCCCACCTAGCCAGACCTCCTCCCCCGCCAAGGCCCAGGTGGTCTACAATGACCAACAAACCTTCTCAGAGGTGCCTGTGCTGATAGAGCTGCAACCACCCTCCCGGCGAGCAGGCAGCCAAGACTGGGTGTACCGCCCCATGGACACAGCTCCTGCAGCCTCCCAGAACTATCGCCAGATGTCTATGCCTCCCAAAACCAACTGGAAGCCCCACTGCCCAGGGTCAGGCACCCGGGTAGGGCACGTGGTCTTTGATGCCCGCCAGAGACATTTGGGAGCAGGCAGGGACAAGTGCGAAGCGTTGTCTCCCAGGCGCCTTCACCGAGAGATATCCAACAACTCACCAGAGATGGCCAAGGCGTGGGGTTATCAGTGTGTGATGAGAAACTTAGAAAAAGAGGGGACCAATGTGCATGAAGAATAA